The Lactuca sativa cultivar Salinas chromosome 2, Lsat_Salinas_v11, whole genome shotgun sequence genome includes a window with the following:
- the LOC111884021 gene encoding reticulon-like protein B16, with amino-acid sequence MEDSQDVCDSVERDNSTCSTSTSSGYRLFDRQTTIHQLMGGGKAADVLLWKRQHVSWGIIVVATVAWLIFERSGLSFLTICSNVLLFLIVLRFLHANYASFRDKQIQTLPELVLSEEMVNYAAASFRMKVNYLLLMAHDITLGKDFRLFFMVVGFLWILSVLGSLISFFTLAYIGTILSVTLPALYNRYEEQVDRCAGSIHRNFSRHYKIVDDNVMSRFPRNVVPKDKPL; translated from the exons ATGGAGGATTCACAAGATGTTTGCGATTCCGTTGAAAGGGATAACAGTACGTGTTCGACATCCACAAGTTCTGGTTACCGGTTATTCGATCGACAGACTACAATTCACCAGTTGATGGGCGGCGGAAAGG CGGCTGATGTTCTCCTGTGGAAGAGGCAACACGTTTCATGGGGCATCATTGTCGTTGCAACTGTTGCGTGGCTAATATTTGAGCGATCTGGATTATCGTTCTTAACAATTTGTTCCAATGTTCTGTTGTTCTTGATCGTACTGCGGTTTCTACATGCCAATTATGCTTCTTTCAGGGATAA ACAAATCCAGACATTACCTGAACTGGTAttgtcagaggagatggttaatTATGCTGCTGCATCTTTTCGTATGAAAGTAAATTATTTGTTACTTATGGCACATGACATCACCCTTGGCAAGGACTTCAGGCTCTTTTTCATG GTAGTGGGGTTTCTGTGGATCTTATCTGTTCTTGGGAGTTTAATATCTTTCTTCACGCTTGCATATATAG GAACGATTCTTTCAGTTACCTTACCTGCATTGTATAATAGATATGAAGAGCAAGTTGACAGATGTGCTGGAAGTATCCACCGAAACTTTTCAAGACATTACAAGATAGTGGATGACAATGTTATGAGCAGATTCCCAAGAAATGTAGTACCCAAGGATAAACCATTGTAA